A portion of the Gallus gallus isolate bGalGal1 chromosome 16, bGalGal1.mat.broiler.GRCg7b, whole genome shotgun sequence genome contains these proteins:
- the H2BL gene encoding histone H2B.3, which produces MVSAGERKKRPQKGKRPQPRGAAQKRTRQKTPSRRPPAKKVKFHGKTKPRPKQRQKKRSSSPSFDPSKMLRQDGRLLSREAKALMVAFLKDVCRRVESEAERLRKESQRPMVGPTHVRAALHHVMPKNWKRAAGGR; this is translated from the coding sequence ATGGTGTCTGcgggggaaaggaagaaaagaccCCAAAAGGGGAAGAGACCCCAACCAAGGGGAGCAGCCCAGAAAAGGACGCGTCAGAAGACTCCGAGCAGGAGACCCCCGGCCAAGAAGGTGAAGTTCCATGGGAAGACCAAGCCAAGACCCAAACAGCGGCAGAAGAAGAGGTCCTCCAGCCCTTCCTTCGACCCCAGCAAGATGCTCAGGCAGGACGGCAGGCTCCTGTCCCGCGAGGCCAAAGCTCTGATGGTGGCTTTCCTAAAGGACGTCTGCAGGAGGGTGGAGAGCGAAGCGGAGCGGCTGCGGAAGGAGAGCCAACGTCCCATGGTGGGACCCACCCACGTGCGGGCCGCCCTGCACCACGTCATGCCCAAGAACTGGAAGCGCGCGGCCGGCGGGCGGTAA
- the BZFP1 gene encoding zinc finger protein CKR1 isoform X1, which yields MDLIPGDALPAMEPYVLLDPRQKALYRDVMQESYETLMSIAQGLVNHKAAEEDAVGLKEDAVGSEEPQTHPPHNPAQNRTAGSHRRKAKRPDKAVPLGVAQTPPAAPTPKRDGVKPSRVRDRPFGCPDCGKSFPWASHLERHRRVHTGERPYSCPECGESYSQSSHLVQHRRTHGGDRPHKCQHCGKRFAGAAQLLAHSRGHAADRPHRCGDCGKGFVWASHLERHRRVHTGEKPYECPECGEAFSQGSHLTKHRRSHAAERPHRCSACGKCFGQSSDLVRHRRSRAGKKPQRCAECGKAFRAAPAPLRRHRRERSHRCGDCGKGFAWASHLQRHRRVHTGERPFPCGLCGERFSQKAHLLQHGKTHRPERPYKCGDCGKRFEDAPPFLAHRRGHAALKSFTCGDCGKGFAWASHLQRHRRVHTGEKPYECPECGEAFSQGSHLTKHRRSHGPKAPLLPVQGRGEAEEPLRAAPLSSGAEQR from the exons ATGGATTTAATTCCAG GGGATGCCCTGCCTGCCATGGAGCCCTATGTGCTGCTGGACCCGCGGCAGAAGGCGCTGTACCGGGATGTGATGCAGGAGAGCTACGAGACGCTGATGTCCATCG CTCAGGGCTTGGTGAACCACAAAGCAGCGGAGGAGGACGCCGTGGGGCTGAAGGAGGACGCCGTGGGGTCGGAGGAGCCCCAAACGCACCCGCCCCATAACCCGGCACAGAACCGAACCGCGGGATCCCACAGGCGGAAAGCGAAGCGCCCCGACAAAGCCGTCCCTCTCGGGGTCGCGCAGaccccccccgccgccccgacCCCCAAACGCGATGGGGTGAAGCCCTCCCGGGTTCGGGACCGCCCGTTCGGCTGCCCCGACTGCGGCAAATCCTTCCCGTGGGCGTCGCATTTGGAGCGGCACCGCCGGGTCCACACGGGGGAGCGGCCCTACAGCTGCCCCGAGTGCGGGGAATCCTACAGCCAAAGCTCCCACCTCGTCCAGCACCGCCGCACCCACGGTGGCGACCGACCCCACAAATGCCAGCACTGCGGCAAACGCTTCGCCGGCGCCGCCCAACTCCTCGCGCACAGCCGGGGCCACGCGGCCGACAGACCCCATCGCTGCGGGGACTGCGGGAAGGGCTTCGTCTGGGCGTCCCACCTGGAGCGGCACCGCCGGGTGCACACCGGGGAGAAGCCCTACGAGTGCCCGGAGTGCGGCGAAGCCTTCAGCCAGGGCTCCCACCTGACCAAGCACCGCCGCAGCCACGCGGCGGAGCGGCCGCACCGCTGCTCCGCCTGCGGGAAATGCTTCGGCCAAAGCTCCGACCTCGTCCGGCACCGCCGGAGCCGCGCCGGGAAGAAACCGCAGCGCTGCGCCGAGTGCGGGAAGGCGTTCCGCGCCGCCCCGGCGCCGCTGCGGCGCCACCGGAGGGAGCGCAGCCATCGGTGCGGGGACTGCGGGAAGGGCTTCGCGTGGGCGTCCCACCTGCAGCGGCACCGCCGGGTGCACACCGGGGAGCGGCCGTTCCCCTGCGGGCTGTGCGGGGAGCGCTTCTCGCAGAAAGCCCACCTGCTGCAGCACGGCAAAACGCACCGCCCCGAGCGGCCCTACAAGTGCGGGGACTGCGGGAAGCGCTTCGAGGACGCCCCGCCTTTCCTGGCCCACCGGCGCGGCCACGCGGCCCTCAAAAGCTTCACCTGCGGGGACTGCGGGAAGGGCTTCGCCTGGGCGTCCCACCTGCAGCGGCACCGCCGGGTGCACACCGGGGAGAAGCCCTACGAGTGCCCCGAGTGCGGCGAAGCCTTCAGCCAGGGCTCCCACCTGACCAAGCACCGCCGCAGCCACGGCCCCAAAGCGCCTTTGCTCCCCGTGCAGGGGAGGGGTGAAGCGGAGGAGCCGCTCCGTGCGGCCCCGCTGAGCTCCGGGGCCGAGCAGCGGTGA
- the BZFP1 gene encoding zinc finger protein CKR1 isoform X2 yields MDLIPAQGLVNHKAAEEDAVGLKEDAVGSEEPQTHPPHNPAQNRTAGSHRRKAKRPDKAVPLGVAQTPPAAPTPKRDGVKPSRVRDRPFGCPDCGKSFPWASHLERHRRVHTGERPYSCPECGESYSQSSHLVQHRRTHGGDRPHKCQHCGKRFAGAAQLLAHSRGHAADRPHRCGDCGKGFVWASHLERHRRVHTGEKPYECPECGEAFSQGSHLTKHRRSHAAERPHRCSACGKCFGQSSDLVRHRRSRAGKKPQRCAECGKAFRAAPAPLRRHRRERSHRCGDCGKGFAWASHLQRHRRVHTGERPFPCGLCGERFSQKAHLLQHGKTHRPERPYKCGDCGKRFEDAPPFLAHRRGHAALKSFTCGDCGKGFAWASHLQRHRRVHTGEKPYECPECGEAFSQGSHLTKHRRSHGPKAPLLPVQGRGEAEEPLRAAPLSSGAEQR; encoded by the exons ATGGATTTAATTCCAG CTCAGGGCTTGGTGAACCACAAAGCAGCGGAGGAGGACGCCGTGGGGCTGAAGGAGGACGCCGTGGGGTCGGAGGAGCCCCAAACGCACCCGCCCCATAACCCGGCACAGAACCGAACCGCGGGATCCCACAGGCGGAAAGCGAAGCGCCCCGACAAAGCCGTCCCTCTCGGGGTCGCGCAGaccccccccgccgccccgacCCCCAAACGCGATGGGGTGAAGCCCTCCCGGGTTCGGGACCGCCCGTTCGGCTGCCCCGACTGCGGCAAATCCTTCCCGTGGGCGTCGCATTTGGAGCGGCACCGCCGGGTCCACACGGGGGAGCGGCCCTACAGCTGCCCCGAGTGCGGGGAATCCTACAGCCAAAGCTCCCACCTCGTCCAGCACCGCCGCACCCACGGTGGCGACCGACCCCACAAATGCCAGCACTGCGGCAAACGCTTCGCCGGCGCCGCCCAACTCCTCGCGCACAGCCGGGGCCACGCGGCCGACAGACCCCATCGCTGCGGGGACTGCGGGAAGGGCTTCGTCTGGGCGTCCCACCTGGAGCGGCACCGCCGGGTGCACACCGGGGAGAAGCCCTACGAGTGCCCGGAGTGCGGCGAAGCCTTCAGCCAGGGCTCCCACCTGACCAAGCACCGCCGCAGCCACGCGGCGGAGCGGCCGCACCGCTGCTCCGCCTGCGGGAAATGCTTCGGCCAAAGCTCCGACCTCGTCCGGCACCGCCGGAGCCGCGCCGGGAAGAAACCGCAGCGCTGCGCCGAGTGCGGGAAGGCGTTCCGCGCCGCCCCGGCGCCGCTGCGGCGCCACCGGAGGGAGCGCAGCCATCGGTGCGGGGACTGCGGGAAGGGCTTCGCGTGGGCGTCCCACCTGCAGCGGCACCGCCGGGTGCACACCGGGGAGCGGCCGTTCCCCTGCGGGCTGTGCGGGGAGCGCTTCTCGCAGAAAGCCCACCTGCTGCAGCACGGCAAAACGCACCGCCCCGAGCGGCCCTACAAGTGCGGGGACTGCGGGAAGCGCTTCGAGGACGCCCCGCCTTTCCTGGCCCACCGGCGCGGCCACGCGGCCCTCAAAAGCTTCACCTGCGGGGACTGCGGGAAGGGCTTCGCCTGGGCGTCCCACCTGCAGCGGCACCGCCGGGTGCACACCGGGGAGAAGCCCTACGAGTGCCCCGAGTGCGGCGAAGCCTTCAGCCAGGGCTCCCACCTGACCAAGCACCGCCGCAGCCACGGCCCCAAAGCGCCTTTGCTCCCCGTGCAGGGGAGGGGTGAAGCGGAGGAGCCGCTCCGTGCGGCCCCGCTGAGCTCCGGGGCCGAGCAGCGGTGA
- the LOC112533543 gene encoding zinc finger protein 420 isoform X1 produces the protein MRGVRREGNAHAQSPPLRAGKSARRSLCAAVSPSLIVKVGKGLQRPPIPAEFPISKPNPLSHRDEPTALDLHVPKDTPLGDNRAAQEPHQEAPKATKPTEGPPCGPTKGRSREPPRLHQTQPGTTCAECGKSFSHKSALVKHQKIHSGDRPHGCPHCGKAFIQRSDLTIHQRVHTGERPYVCPDCGRRFSVSSSLLTHQRTHIPGREKPNRCPQCGRSFADAAGLDRHLKSHLGGKPYECGVCGKAFAWSSHLERHRRIHTGEKPFQCAQCGRAFAWSSHLDRHMRTHVMVEEEEEEEEEEEGGEDEGLPPPPQKCADCGKRLNHQTDPQRFKHKGTQTSPTGGEDGPSVTPVSPNGDGPSITPIFPTRDEDEPSITPTSTGDEDRSSITPTSSRDEDGPSITPTSTGDEDRSSITPISPTRDEDGSSITPTFPTGDEDGPSTSPSPFEQRSTPLTQTSDLKHCRVHPTERPHRKHRFQRSPALSKHPQTHPEPHAEEPTVKPSHPCGACGKTFGWLSHLERHCRVHTGEKPFRCGQCGRAFTVRSHLERHRRLHRGEKPYWCGLCGKGFAWSSHHDRHRLTHTGEKPFSCAQCGKGFGRSSHRNRHQHAHMERHPGQPERGTQPCP, from the exons ATGCGCGGGGTGCGCCGTGAGGGCAACGCGCATGCGCAGAGTCCTCCGTTGAGAGCCGGG AAGAGCGCTCGGAGGTCGCTGTGTGCAGCCGTCAGTCCGTCCCtgatcgttaaggttggaaaaggcctccagaGACCCCCAATTCCAGCCG AATTCCCCATTTCCAAACCCAACCCGCTGTCCCACAGGGATGAACCCACAGCCCTGGATCTCCACGTACCCAAGGACACCCCGCTGGGAG ACAACAGAGCAGCGCAGGAACCCCATCAAGAAGCCCCCAAAGCGACCAAACCCACAGAGGGTCCTCCCTGCGGCCCtacaaagggcaggagcagggaaCCACCACGCCTCCACCAAACCCAACCCGGCACCACGTGTGCTGAATGCGGGAAGAGCTTCAGCCACAAATCAGCCCTGGTGAAACACCAAAAAATCCACTCCGGCGACCGCCCTCACGGCTGCCCCCACTGCGGCAAAGCCTTCATCCAACGCTCCGACCTCACCATCCACCAACGGGTGCACACGGGCGAACGGCCCTACGTGTGCCCCGACTGCGGGCGGCGTTTCAGCGTCAGCTCCTCTCTGCTCACCCACCAACGCACCCACATTCCCGGTAGGGAGAAACCCAACCGCTGCCCTCAGTGCGGCCGCAGCTTCGCCGACGCGGCGGGTCTGGATCGGCACCTAAAGAGCCATCTGGGGGGCAAACCCTACGAGTGTGGGGTCTGCGGGAAGGCTTTTGCCTGGAGTTCCCATTTGGAGAGGCATCGGCGCATCCACACTGGTGAGAAACCCTTCCAATGTGCCCAATGCGGGCGGGCATTCGCCTGGAGCTCCCACCTCGACCGCCATATGCGCACCCACGTGAtggtggaggaagaggaggaggaggaggaggaggaggagggtggggaggatgaaggccttcctcctccaccccaGAAATGCGCCGATTGCGGGAAGCGGCTCAACCACCAGACGGACCCCCAGCGCTTCAAGCATAAGGGGACCCAAACGTCACCCACTGGGGGTGAGGATGGGCCCTCTGTCACCCCAGTGTCACCAAACGGAGATGGGCCCTCCATCACCCCAATATTCCCAACTAGGGATGAGGATGAGCCCTCCATCACCCCAACATCAACTGGGGATGAGGACAGGTCCTCCATCACCCCAACATCAAGCAGGGATGAGGATGGGCCTTCCATCACTCCAACATCAACTGGGGATGAAGACAGGTCCTCCatcacccccatatccccaacCAGGGATGAGGATGGGTCTTCCATCACCCCAACCTTCCCAACGGGGGACGAGGACGGGCCCTccacgtccccatccccatttgAGCAGCGCAGCACACCCCTCACGCAGACCTCCGACCTCAAACACTGTCGCGTCCACCCCACCGAGCGGCCCCACCGCAAACATCGCTTCCAACGGAGCCCAGCGTTGTCCAAACACCCACAAACCCACCCTGAACCCCACGCTGAGGAACCCACCGTGAAGCCATCGCACCCATGCGGGGCGTGCGGGAAGACCTTCGGTTGGCTCTCCCATTTGGAACGGCACTGCCGCGTCCACACCGGGGAGAAACCATTCCGTTGTGGGCAATGCGGGCGGGCATTCACTGTCAGATCCCACCTGGAGAGGCACCGAAGGCTGCACCGTGGGGAGAAGCCCTACTGGTGCGGGCTGTGTGGGAAGGGCTTTGCGTGGAGCTCCCATCACGACCGGCATCGGCTCACCCACACGGGTGAGAAACCCTTTTCTTGTGCCCAATGTGGGAAAGGCTTCGGGCGCAGCTCACACCGCAACCGGCACCAGCATGCCCATATGGAGAGGCACCCCGGTCAGCCCGAGCGGGGCACGCAGCCGTGCCCATAG
- the BZFP1 gene encoding zinc finger protein CKR1: MEPYVLLDPRQKALYRDVMQESYETLMSIAQGLVNHKAAEEDAVGLKEDAVGSEEPQTHPPHNPAQNRTAGSHRRKAKRPDKAVPLGVAQTPPAAPTPKRDGVKPSRVRDRPFGCPDCGKSFPWASHLERHRRVHTGERPYSCPECGESYSQSSHLVQHRRTHGGDRPHKCQHCGKRFAGAAQLLAHSRGHAADRPHRCGDCGKGFVWASHLERHRRVHTGEKPYECPECGEAFSQGSHLTKHRRSHAAERPHRCSACGKCFGQSSDLVRHRRSRAGKKPQRCAECGKAFRAAPAPLRRHRRERSHRCGDCGKGFAWASHLQRHRRVHTGERPFPCGLCGERFSQKAHLLQHGKTHRPERPYKCGDCGKRFEDAPPFLAHRRGHAALKSFTCGDCGKGFAWASHLQRHRRVHTGEKPYECPECGEAFSQGSHLTKHRRSHGPKAPLLPVQGRGEAEEPLRAAPLSSGAEQR; encoded by the exons ATGGAGCCCTATGTGCTGCTGGACCCGCGGCAGAAGGCGCTGTACCGGGATGTGATGCAGGAGAGCTACGAGACGCTGATGTCCATCG CTCAGGGCTTGGTGAACCACAAAGCAGCGGAGGAGGACGCCGTGGGGCTGAAGGAGGACGCCGTGGGGTCGGAGGAGCCCCAAACGCACCCGCCCCATAACCCGGCACAGAACCGAACCGCGGGATCCCACAGGCGGAAAGCGAAGCGCCCCGACAAAGCCGTCCCTCTCGGGGTCGCGCAGaccccccccgccgccccgacCCCCAAACGCGATGGGGTGAAGCCCTCCCGGGTTCGGGACCGCCCGTTCGGCTGCCCCGACTGCGGCAAATCCTTCCCGTGGGCGTCGCATTTGGAGCGGCACCGCCGGGTCCACACGGGGGAGCGGCCCTACAGCTGCCCCGAGTGCGGGGAATCCTACAGCCAAAGCTCCCACCTCGTCCAGCACCGCCGCACCCACGGTGGCGACCGACCCCACAAATGCCAGCACTGCGGCAAACGCTTCGCCGGCGCCGCCCAACTCCTCGCGCACAGCCGGGGCCACGCGGCCGACAGACCCCATCGCTGCGGGGACTGCGGGAAGGGCTTCGTCTGGGCGTCCCACCTGGAGCGGCACCGCCGGGTGCACACCGGGGAGAAGCCCTACGAGTGCCCGGAGTGCGGCGAAGCCTTCAGCCAGGGCTCCCACCTGACCAAGCACCGCCGCAGCCACGCGGCGGAGCGGCCGCACCGCTGCTCCGCCTGCGGGAAATGCTTCGGCCAAAGCTCCGACCTCGTCCGGCACCGCCGGAGCCGCGCCGGGAAGAAACCGCAGCGCTGCGCCGAGTGCGGGAAGGCGTTCCGCGCCGCCCCGGCGCCGCTGCGGCGCCACCGGAGGGAGCGCAGCCATCGGTGCGGGGACTGCGGGAAGGGCTTCGCGTGGGCGTCCCACCTGCAGCGGCACCGCCGGGTGCACACCGGGGAGCGGCCGTTCCCCTGCGGGCTGTGCGGGGAGCGCTTCTCGCAGAAAGCCCACCTGCTGCAGCACGGCAAAACGCACCGCCCCGAGCGGCCCTACAAGTGCGGGGACTGCGGGAAGCGCTTCGAGGACGCCCCGCCTTTCCTGGCCCACCGGCGCGGCCACGCGGCCCTCAAAAGCTTCACCTGCGGGGACTGCGGGAAGGGCTTCGCCTGGGCGTCCCACCTGCAGCGGCACCGCCGGGTGCACACCGGGGAGAAGCCCTACGAGTGCCCCGAGTGCGGCGAAGCCTTCAGCCAGGGCTCCCACCTGACCAAGCACCGCCGCAGCCACGGCCCCAAAGCGCCTTTGCTCCCCGTGCAGGGGAGGGGTGAAGCGGAGGAGCCGCTCCGTGCGGCCCCGCTGAGCTCCGGGGCCGAGCAGCGGTGA